In a single window of the Flavivirga spongiicola genome:
- the folE gene encoding GTP cyclohydrolase I FolE, producing the protein MPYKKFEEYNIQVTDDVKNRYENIIKDLGEDTKRDGLLKTPERAAKAMQFLTQGYHQDPVEILKSAMFKESYNEMVIVKDIELYSLCEHHILPFFGKVHMAYIPNGHIVGLSKIPRVVDVFARRLQVQERLTEQILDCINDTLKPQGVAVVIEASHMCMMMRGVQKQNSITTTSGFRGQFEKIETRNEFLKLIGK; encoded by the coding sequence ATGCCTTATAAGAAGTTTGAAGAGTACAACATACAAGTAACAGATGATGTTAAGAATAGATATGAAAATATTATTAAAGATTTAGGAGAAGATACTAAACGTGACGGACTTTTAAAGACTCCGGAACGTGCAGCGAAAGCTATGCAGTTTTTAACACAGGGATACCATCAAGACCCTGTCGAGATACTTAAAAGTGCTATGTTTAAGGAATCTTATAATGAAATGGTCATTGTAAAAGATATTGAGTTGTATTCTCTCTGTGAACACCACATCTTACCTTTTTTTGGAAAAGTACACATGGCCTATATCCCTAACGGGCATATTGTTGGTTTAAGCAAAATACCAAGGGTTGTTGATGTTTTTGCTAGACGCTTACAGGTACAAGAACGTTTAACAGAACAGATTTTAGATTGTATTAACGATACTTTAAAACCACAAGGCGTTGCTGTGGTTATAGAAGCGTCTCATATGTGCATGATGATGCGTGGGGTGCAAAAACAAAACTCTATTACAACAACTTCAGGATTTAGAGGCCAGTTTGAAAAAATTGAAACTAGAAACGAGTTTTTAAAGTTGATAGGGAAGTAG
- a CDS encoding DUF5916 domain-containing protein, whose protein sequence is MRYFYTLIIFFSLTIVQANAQSKKSLNISKTVKAPKIDGILNDLVWKNTLEAATDFTQFRPEMGIAEKSHQKTIVKMAYDDHAIYVGAYLKDTPKDIQKQFTSRDNFGQSDFFGIVLNPNNDSQNDTEFFVFSSGTQADALASPSIPDGEDFGWNAVWESAVKIVDDGWIVEMRIPYRALRFSNDDIQTWGIQFHRRFRVDNSQYSWNPIDRTKGSFGIYHGELIGIQNIKPPTRLSFYPFISGISATSDGETEKDFNIGLDVKYGLTENFTLDATLIPDFSQAAFDNRSLNLGPFEQTFSEQRQFFKEGVDLFNKGELFFSRRIGNAPIEHEDVEDQLVNNDSTVEEIIDNPDHVKTLNALKVSGRTKKGLGIGFFNAITEKTQANIKRTEYIRNESSQEITDSIITYRNRITESLTNYNILIVDQQFGTNSSVSLINTNVTRDGHFRDANVTGALFDITNKANKYNYSGEIKMSNLNLGSGIETGYSTKIEFAKVSGNYRYNFGHELADRKYDINDLGLLLRNNYNNFYTEVSYRIFEPTEKLNDFKVFLSTEYNRLFNPEKYTGNRIRLRVNAQTKKLMWFGANVNARIGKQHDYFGPRDIENNRFFTYKNFFDSTIWVETNRNKTFSIQAELGAGTLFDKERDLFSHWFELEPIWRLSNKFRINYEYEYSNRKGSRGWVETNDFDIIYGERNQLEVENSISASYNFNPLNALTLTFRNYWTTVTYDYDLFSLLENGKLTTDSGYNLDNISFNPNINFSTWNLDLRYSWQFAPGSQIIALYRNQLFNEDTASKDSYLKSLNTLFNQHIEHTFSLRFIYFIDYNNLKNIFNNKSNS, encoded by the coding sequence ATGAGATACTTTTATACCTTAATTATTTTTTTTAGCTTAACTATTGTTCAAGCGAATGCACAAAGTAAAAAAAGTTTAAATATTTCAAAAACAGTCAAAGCTCCAAAAATAGATGGTATATTAAACGACTTAGTATGGAAAAACACACTTGAAGCGGCTACCGATTTCACTCAATTTAGACCAGAAATGGGAATCGCTGAAAAAAGTCATCAAAAAACTATTGTAAAAATGGCATATGATGATCATGCCATTTACGTGGGAGCTTATCTTAAAGATACGCCTAAAGACATTCAAAAACAGTTTACAAGTCGCGATAATTTTGGACAATCAGACTTTTTCGGAATCGTGCTAAACCCAAATAATGATTCCCAAAATGACACAGAATTTTTTGTTTTTAGTTCTGGAACACAAGCAGACGCTTTAGCATCTCCAAGTATTCCTGATGGTGAAGATTTTGGATGGAACGCTGTATGGGAGAGTGCTGTAAAAATAGTTGACGATGGTTGGATTGTAGAAATGAGAATTCCATACAGAGCACTACGATTCTCTAATGATGACATACAAACTTGGGGGATACAATTTCATAGACGATTTAGAGTAGATAATTCACAATATTCTTGGAATCCTATAGACAGAACGAAAGGCTCTTTTGGAATTTATCATGGTGAACTTATAGGTATTCAAAATATTAAACCGCCTACTCGATTAAGTTTTTATCCTTTTATTTCAGGAATATCTGCAACTTCAGATGGTGAAACAGAAAAAGATTTTAATATCGGACTTGATGTAAAATATGGATTAACGGAAAATTTTACTTTAGATGCAACACTTATACCTGATTTTAGTCAAGCCGCATTTGATAATAGAAGCTTAAACCTTGGTCCTTTTGAACAAACATTTTCAGAACAACGTCAATTTTTTAAAGAAGGGGTCGATCTATTTAATAAAGGGGAGCTATTTTTTTCGAGACGCATTGGTAATGCTCCAATTGAACATGAGGATGTAGAAGATCAACTAGTAAATAATGACAGCACGGTAGAAGAAATCATTGATAATCCAGATCATGTAAAAACACTAAACGCTCTTAAAGTCTCTGGGCGCACTAAAAAAGGATTAGGGATTGGTTTTTTCAATGCTATTACCGAAAAAACGCAAGCGAACATTAAAAGAACTGAATATATACGAAATGAATCTTCTCAAGAGATAACAGATAGTATTATTACATATAGAAATAGAATAACTGAATCTTTAACTAATTATAATATTTTAATCGTAGACCAACAATTTGGAACAAATTCTTCAGTAAGTTTAATTAACACCAATGTAACTAGAGATGGTCATTTCAGGGATGCTAATGTAACAGGCGCTTTATTTGATATCACTAACAAGGCTAATAAATATAATTATAGTGGTGAAATTAAAATGAGTAATCTAAACTTAGGAAGCGGTATTGAAACTGGGTATAGTACCAAAATTGAATTTGCAAAAGTTAGTGGCAATTATCGCTATAATTTTGGACACGAATTGGCAGATAGGAAATATGACATTAACGATTTAGGATTACTATTAAGAAATAATTATAATAACTTTTATACTGAAGTATCATATCGCATTTTTGAACCAACAGAAAAGTTAAACGACTTTAAAGTATTCCTATCAACTGAATATAATAGGCTTTTTAATCCAGAAAAATATACTGGGAACAGAATACGTCTCAGGGTAAATGCGCAAACTAAAAAATTAATGTGGTTTGGTGCCAATGTTAATGCACGTATAGGTAAACAACATGATTACTTTGGACCAAGAGATATTGAAAACAATCGATTTTTCACTTATAAAAACTTTTTTGACAGCACAATATGGGTTGAAACCAACAGGAACAAAACATTTTCTATACAAGCTGAATTAGGAGCAGGCACTTTGTTTGATAAAGAGCGTGATCTTTTTAGTCATTGGTTTGAACTAGAACCTATCTGGCGTCTTAGTAACAAATTCAGAATAAATTATGAGTATGAATATTCAAACAGAAAAGGCTCAAGAGGCTGGGTAGAAACTAATGACTTCGATATTATTTATGGCGAACGTAATCAATTAGAAGTTGAAAACAGTATATCAGCCAGCTACAATTTTAATCCGCTTAATGCACTTACTTTAACTTTTAGAAATTATTGGACAACAGTGACTTATGACTATGATTTATTTTCTTTGTTAGAGAATGGAAAACTCACTACAGATTCCGGTTATAATCTAGATAATATTAGTTTTAATCCAAACATTAACTTTAGCACTTGGAATTTAGACCTTCGTTACTCATGGCAGTTTGCTCCTGGAAGTCAGATTATTGCACTTTATCGAAATCAATTATTTAATGAGGATACAGCTTCAAAAGATTCTTACCTTAAAAGCCTTAATACGTTATTTAATCAGCATATTGAACATACTTTTTCGCTTCGTTTTATTTATTTTATAGACTATAATAACCTAAAAAACATTTTTAATAATAAAAGTAATAGCTAA
- a CDS encoding ABC transporter ATP-binding protein: MIQAKNIHKYYNDLHVLKGVDINIKKGEVVSIVGASGAGKTTLLQILGTLDTASSNGKFELNINNTSISGLNDKKLAKFRNEHIGFIFQFHQLLPEFTAVENVCLPAFIKGTKKADAEKRAIELLDFLGLSDRHDHKPNELSGGEQQRVAVARALINNPDLIFADEPSGNLDSESAEMLHSLFFKLRDEFGQTFVIVTHNKELANLADRKLTMVDGKIVD, from the coding sequence ATGATTCAAGCAAAAAATATTCATAAATATTACAATGATTTACACGTATTAAAAGGTGTGGACATTAACATTAAAAAAGGAGAAGTTGTTTCTATTGTTGGGGCATCTGGAGCTGGAAAAACGACTTTATTACAAATTTTAGGTACTTTAGACACTGCCTCTTCAAATGGTAAGTTTGAGCTAAACATCAACAATACCAGTATTAGTGGTCTTAATGACAAGAAATTGGCTAAGTTTAGAAATGAACATATCGGTTTTATTTTTCAGTTTCATCAATTACTTCCGGAATTTACAGCTGTAGAAAACGTATGCTTACCTGCTTTTATAAAAGGCACTAAAAAAGCTGATGCTGAAAAGCGAGCCATCGAGCTTTTAGATTTTTTAGGTTTATCAGATAGACATGATCATAAACCAAATGAATTATCTGGTGGAGAACAACAACGTGTTGCTGTTGCGAGAGCATTAATAAATAATCCTGATCTAATTTTTGCTGACGAACCCTCAGGTAACTTAGATAGCGAATCTGCTGAAATGCTACACAGTCTATTTTTTAAATTACGCGATGAATTCGGCCAAACCTTTGTGATTGTTACTCATAATAAAGAATTAGCTAATCTAGCCGATAGAAAATTAACTATGGTAGACGGAAAGATTGTTGATTAA
- a CDS encoding TIGR02757 family protein — protein MNTTDLKDFLDAKVIQYNNPKFIESDPIQIPHQFNKKEDIEISGFLTATIAWGNRKSIINNAKRLMGLLDNSPFDFVVNHSETDLEKLIPFVHRTFNGHDSIQFIKSLRHVYKNHGGLEAIFSKYSDTESLQVSISKLKSIFFEIDHLQRTQKHISDPLKNSAAKRINMFLRWMVRNDNAGVDFGIWKSLSPSKLSCPLDVHSGNVARKLGLLLRKQNDAKALLELDTSLRKLDINDPVKYDFALFGLGVFEGF, from the coding sequence TTGAATACAACCGATCTCAAAGACTTTCTTGATGCTAAAGTCATCCAATATAATAACCCTAAGTTTATTGAAAGTGACCCCATTCAAATTCCGCATCAATTCAATAAAAAAGAAGACATTGAAATTTCTGGATTTTTAACGGCTACTATTGCTTGGGGAAATAGAAAAAGTATTATTAATAATGCAAAACGTTTGATGGGCTTGTTAGACAATTCACCATTTGACTTTGTTGTAAATCATTCAGAAACCGATTTAGAAAAACTAATTCCCTTTGTTCATAGAACTTTTAATGGCCATGATAGTATACAATTTATAAAATCACTTAGACATGTTTATAAAAATCATGGCGGGTTAGAGGCTATTTTTTCAAAGTATAGCGACACTGAATCACTCCAAGTATCTATCTCTAAATTGAAATCAATATTCTTTGAAATTGATCATTTGCAAAGAACACAAAAACACATAAGTGATCCTCTAAAGAATTCTGCAGCAAAACGAATTAACATGTTTTTACGTTGGATGGTTCGAAATGACAATGCAGGAGTTGATTTTGGTATTTGGAAAAGCCTCTCCCCTTCTAAATTGTCTTGCCCTTTAGATGTACATTCAGGTAATGTTGCTAGAAAATTAGGGCTATTACTACGTAAACAAAATGACGCGAAAGCTTTATTAGAATTAGATACCTCTTTAAGAAAATTAGATATAAATGACCCCGTTAAATATGATTTTGCATTATTTGGATTAGGTGTTTTTGAAGGGTTTTAA
- a CDS encoding S10 family peptidase has translation MKNHVLLLFSISTLIAFSQNRKIPVDTMVVTSHNTTIKGLSFSYTATTGTQPVWNKKEEPIATLYYTYYERNNVKNRAHRPLVISFNGGPGSASVWMHIAYTGPKVLNIDDEGHPVQPYGIKNNPNSILDIADIVYVNPVNTGYSRMIENKEGVLPEKDIFFGINADIKYLAEWVNTFVTRKNRWKSPKYIIGESYGGTRVMGLANELQNKQWMYLNGVILVSPADYKLYNTSQPIYSALNLPYFTAAAWYHKVLPPTLQQKDLLDILPESETYAIQTLMPALAKGGFLSENEKLKVAKKMAYYSGLSETVILQNNLDIPTPFFWKELLRGKTGQTIGRLDSRYLGIDKTEAGDSPDFNPEIASWLHSFTPAINYYIKEHLNFKTDVKYNMFGDVHPWDRRNNKTRDGLRQAMAQNPYLKVLIQSGYYDGATTYFGAKYTMWQIDPSGKMKDRFTFKGYRSGHMMYLRHDDLISANDDLRTFINNSLSKGKSAKY, from the coding sequence ATGAAAAATCATGTCCTTCTTTTATTTTCAATTTCTACATTAATAGCTTTTTCTCAAAACAGAAAGATTCCAGTAGATACTATGGTTGTAACGTCACATAACACAACCATTAAAGGACTTAGTTTTTCATATACGGCAACCACAGGTACGCAGCCTGTTTGGAATAAAAAGGAAGAACCTATTGCGACACTTTATTACACTTACTATGAGCGTAACAACGTTAAAAACAGAGCCCATAGACCATTAGTTATATCTTTTAATGGAGGGCCAGGGTCTGCCTCGGTATGGATGCATATTGCTTATACAGGTCCTAAAGTATTAAATATTGATGACGAAGGTCACCCTGTGCAACCCTATGGTATAAAAAATAATCCCAATTCCATTTTAGATATTGCAGATATTGTATACGTAAATCCTGTTAATACAGGTTACTCAAGAATGATAGAGAATAAAGAAGGGGTACTACCGGAAAAAGATATTTTTTTTGGTATTAATGCCGATATAAAATATTTAGCAGAATGGGTAAATACATTTGTTACTAGAAAAAACCGTTGGAAATCGCCTAAATATATTATTGGCGAAAGTTATGGAGGTACACGTGTTATGGGCTTAGCAAACGAGTTACAAAACAAACAATGGATGTATTTAAACGGTGTTATTTTAGTATCGCCAGCAGATTATAAGCTTTATAATACATCGCAACCTATATATTCTGCTTTAAACTTGCCATATTTTACTGCTGCTGCATGGTATCATAAAGTATTGCCTCCAACCTTGCAACAAAAAGACTTATTAGATATTTTACCAGAATCTGAAACCTATGCTATTCAAACTTTAATGCCTGCATTGGCCAAAGGTGGTTTTCTTTCTGAAAATGAAAAACTGAAAGTTGCAAAAAAAATGGCATACTATTCAGGGTTGAGTGAAACTGTCATTTTACAAAATAACTTAGACATCCCAACTCCTTTTTTCTGGAAAGAACTATTGAGAGGGAAAACTGGGCAAACCATAGGAAGATTGGATTCCAGATATTTAGGAATTGATAAAACTGAGGCAGGAGATAGTCCCGATTTTAATCCTGAAATAGCATCGTGGTTACATTCGTTTACACCGGCAATAAACTATTATATAAAAGAGCATCTTAACTTTAAAACTGATGTTAAATACAATATGTTTGGTGATGTTCACCCTTGGGATAGAAGAAATAATAAGACACGTGATGGATTAAGACAAGCTATGGCTCAAAACCCTTATTTAAAAGTACTAATTCAATCTGGATATTATGATGGTGCTACAACTTATTTTGGAGCTAAATACACCATGTGGCAGATAGACCCAAGTGGTAAAATGAAAGACCGCTTTACCTTTAAGGGTTACAGAAGTGGACATATGATGTACTTACGTCATGACGACTTAATTTCTGCCAATGACGATCTGCGAACGTTTATAAACAACTCCCTATCTAAAGGGAAATCGGCAAAGTATTAA
- a CDS encoding M61 family metallopeptidase — MNTKTFAALFAGILLASCSATKNTKNDLATSLPIAISINLAGIDNDKAPVTINPGRFTVETVTYRLPKVVQGTYSVSDFGKYIDDFKAIDYAGNVMQINKVDTNTWSISNAKKLDKITYLVNDTYDIEANGGIGKDTPFSPSGTNIEANNYVLNLHGFIGYFDSLKNNQYKLDVTASADFIRTSALQNVGSKTSEDGKNITTSYFASRYFDITDNPMMYGNLDVEEFQVGDIKIVLSVYSPNKVHSAKSLKETIFKMMQAQKAYLGDVNTTPRYDIYLYLSEGKEDSPKGFGALEHHTSTVVVMPESMPKEALEESMIDVVSHEFFHIVTPLSVHSEDVHYFDYNNPTFSKHLWMYEGVTEYFATLFQVNQGLVDKTEFYNKVMSKIQQSKQLNDAMSFTIMSENVLKAPYKDQYLNVYQKGALIGMCVDILMREASNGNRGILSLMKELSNKYGKNKPFEDDKLIDEIVAMTYPSLRTFFDTHVIGDIPINYNEFFKKVGLEVGEGKVEVGYILMDGVPIVSGDPQKGTIFFTDKALKNSFWKEQGVQVNDVIKSVDGETLTLQNANQVLQQVFMWKPGKDIEVKLDRSGEEVVIKTTTTQGYTSGEAIREKADATDAQKALRKAWLKG; from the coding sequence ATGAATACCAAAACATTTGCTGCATTATTTGCAGGCATTTTACTAGCAAGTTGTAGCGCTACAAAGAATACAAAAAATGATTTAGCAACCAGTTTGCCAATAGCAATATCGATAAACTTAGCAGGTATCGATAATGATAAAGCGCCAGTAACTATTAATCCGGGACGTTTTACAGTGGAAACTGTAACATATCGTTTACCAAAAGTAGTACAAGGTACCTATTCGGTAAGTGATTTTGGTAAGTATATTGATGATTTTAAGGCGATTGATTATGCAGGAAATGTGATGCAGATAAATAAGGTAGATACTAACACATGGTCTATTAGTAATGCAAAAAAATTGGATAAAATTACTTATTTAGTTAATGACACTTATGACATTGAAGCTAATGGAGGTATAGGGAAGGATACACCTTTTTCACCTTCTGGGACTAATATAGAGGCCAATAATTATGTGTTAAACTTACATGGCTTTATAGGGTATTTCGATTCCTTAAAAAACAATCAATATAAATTAGATGTTACTGCTTCGGCAGATTTTATACGTACTTCTGCATTACAAAATGTAGGCTCTAAAACTAGTGAAGATGGAAAAAATATAACGACTAGTTATTTTGCTTCAAGGTATTTTGATATTACAGATAACCCTATGATGTATGGTAATTTGGACGTTGAAGAATTTCAAGTAGGTGATATAAAAATTGTATTAAGTGTTTATTCACCTAATAAAGTGCACTCTGCTAAATCTTTAAAGGAGACTATATTTAAAATGATGCAGGCTCAAAAAGCGTATTTAGGAGATGTAAATACGACACCGCGCTATGACATTTATTTGTATTTATCTGAAGGTAAAGAAGATTCTCCAAAAGGTTTTGGTGCATTAGAGCACCATACATCAACAGTCGTTGTGATGCCTGAATCCATGCCAAAGGAAGCACTGGAAGAAAGTATGATAGATGTGGTGTCTCATGAGTTTTTTCATATTGTAACCCCTTTAAGTGTGCATTCTGAAGATGTGCATTATTTTGATTATAACAATCCAACGTTCTCTAAACACTTATGGATGTATGAAGGGGTCACCGAGTATTTTGCAACTTTATTCCAGGTAAATCAAGGGCTTGTTGATAAAACTGAGTTTTATAATAAAGTTATGAGTAAAATTCAACAATCGAAGCAATTGAATGATGCTATGAGTTTTACTATCATGAGTGAGAACGTTTTAAAGGCTCCTTACAAGGATCAATATTTAAACGTATATCAAAAAGGCGCGTTAATAGGTATGTGCGTTGATATTTTAATGCGTGAAGCAAGCAATGGAAATAGAGGTATTTTATCTTTAATGAAAGAGCTATCAAATAAATATGGAAAAAATAAACCATTTGAAGATGATAAACTTATAGATGAGATTGTAGCCATGACATATCCTTCATTACGAACGTTTTTTGATACTCACGTTATTGGAGATATACCAATAAATTATAATGAGTTTTTCAAAAAAGTTGGTTTAGAAGTTGGAGAAGGCAAGGTAGAAGTCGGTTACATATTAATGGATGGCGTGCCTATAGTGAGTGGAGACCCGCAAAAAGGCACTATATTTTTTACAGATAAGGCATTAAAAAATAGTTTTTGGAAGGAACAAGGTGTTCAGGTGAATGATGTTATTAAATCTGTTGATGGAGAAACTTTAACACTGCAAAATGCCAACCAAGTGTTACAGCAGGTTTTTATGTGGAAACCAGGAAAGGATATCGAAGTAAAATTAGATAGAAGTGGAGAAGAAGTCGTTATAAAAACAACAACTACACAAGGATATACTAGCGGTGAGGCTATTAGAGAAAAAGCAGATGCTACAGATGCTCAAAAGGCATTGCGAAAAGCTTGGTTAAAAGGGTAA
- a CDS encoding glycosyltransferase family 2 protein, translating into MQTPLVSILIPFKNTEAYIEACLVSILNQTYTNWELIIVDDRSSDSSFNIVKKFAKNDERIILLKNQGVGIIDALQLAFKHSKGIFITRMDSDDIMHTNKLEVLINNLLKHGKQHIAIGLVNYFSKDGIKEGYKNYEIWLNNLTKTGHNYSEIYKECVIPSPSWMIHRNDLITCDAFNPNRYPEDYDLAFRFYKHHFKCIPCDTIIHDWRDYSSRTSRTHEHYAENHFIDIKLHYFLELDRNPNKSLVIWGAGNKGKIIAKTLIKKDIPFEWICDNPKKIGRDIYGKILKPFNFLKDIKNPQSIITVANKEAQIEIKNYMNTLNMKNIYDFVFFC; encoded by the coding sequence ATGCAAACCCCATTAGTTAGTATACTCATACCTTTTAAAAATACCGAAGCCTATATAGAGGCTTGCCTGGTATCTATATTAAATCAAACTTATACCAATTGGGAATTGATTATAGTTGATGATAGGTCATCGGATTCTAGTTTCAATATCGTTAAAAAATTCGCCAAAAATGATGAGAGAATCATTCTTCTAAAAAATCAAGGAGTGGGTATTATTGATGCTTTACAATTAGCTTTTAAACATAGTAAAGGTATATTTATTACAAGAATGGATAGTGATGATATTATGCATACTAACAAATTAGAAGTATTAATAAATAATTTGTTGAAACACGGAAAACAACATATAGCCATTGGGTTAGTTAATTATTTTTCTAAAGATGGTATTAAAGAAGGTTATAAAAACTATGAAATTTGGTTGAATAATTTAACCAAAACCGGACATAATTATTCTGAGATTTATAAAGAATGTGTGATTCCTTCTCCTAGTTGGATGATTCACAGAAACGATTTAATAACATGCGATGCCTTTAATCCTAATAGATATCCTGAAGATTACGATTTAGCATTTAGGTTTTATAAGCACCATTTCAAATGTATTCCCTGTGACACTATTATCCATGATTGGAGAGATTATAGTTCACGAACGTCAAGAACACATGAACACTATGCCGAGAATCATTTTATTGATATAAAACTACACTACTTTTTAGAATTGGATCGTAATCCTAATAAATCACTTGTTATTTGGGGTGCTGGAAACAAAGGAAAAATAATTGCCAAAACACTTATTAAAAAAGATATTCCTTTTGAGTGGATTTGTGATAACCCAAAAAAAATTGGAAGGGATATTTATGGCAAAATATTAAAGCCTTTTAATTTTTTAAAAGACATTAAGAACCCTCAAAGTATTATTACCGTTGCTAATAAAGAAGCGCAAATAGAGATTAAAAATTATATGAATACATTAAATATGAAAAACATTTACGATTTTGTTTTCTTTTGTTAA
- a CDS encoding helix-turn-helix domain-containing protein, with protein sequence MNEIGIKIKEVRKRKGLSQEELADLAKVNLRTIQRIENNDNEPRGKTLLLICEVLDINAEGILDYGKKSDKHYMMYFQLSVLSFLIIPTGNIIIPFILWMTKKDKIIGLKNAGANLLNFQIIWTFIAFTILIIAAFLKVIHLEIGPGNFILSIYIFAVLYPLNIILPIIFAIKIKKGKTGKFYPNIIRLIK encoded by the coding sequence ATGAACGAAATAGGAATAAAAATTAAAGAGGTTAGAAAAAGAAAAGGGCTGTCTCAAGAAGAGTTAGCAGATCTCGCAAAAGTAAATCTGAGAACTATTCAGCGTATTGAAAATAATGACAATGAACCAAGAGGAAAAACACTTCTCTTAATTTGTGAAGTCTTAGACATAAATGCAGAAGGTATTTTAGATTATGGAAAAAAAAGTGACAAACATTATATGATGTATTTTCAATTATCAGTTTTATCATTTCTAATTATACCTACTGGAAATATAATCATCCCATTTATTTTATGGATGACTAAAAAAGATAAAATAATTGGATTAAAAAATGCAGGTGCTAACCTCTTAAACTTTCAAATTATTTGGACTTTTATAGCTTTTACAATATTAATTATTGCCGCATTTCTTAAAGTCATACATTTAGAAATTGGACCAGGAAATTTTATACTTTCTATATATATATTTGCTGTTCTTTACCCCTTAAATATTATTTTACCTATAATATTTGCTATTAAAATAAAAAAAGGAAAAACAGGAAAGTTTTATCCTAATATAATTAGACTAATAAAATAA